The Chaetodon trifascialis isolate fChaTrf1 chromosome 17, fChaTrf1.hap1, whole genome shotgun sequence genome has a segment encoding these proteins:
- the evx1 gene encoding homeobox even-skipped homolog protein 1 isoform X1: MESREEMVMLAEGGQLGKSGSKLTEAIGSPVREPQGKPGHRSCLSPGAAPYSRDRTEVVIEESARRNMCADMRPVGTSSSGERHRTDHHHKDGSSSDTESDFYEEIDVSCTPESMDYPTAKGRNGDSPGHPSETGADPATTVPGQGSLSYSADQIRRYRTAFTREQIARLEKEFYRENYVSRPRRCELAAALNLPETTIKVWFQNRRMKDKRQRLAMTWPHPADPAFYTYMMSHAAATGNLPYPFPSHLPLPYYSHLGVGAGSAPAATPFSNPLRSLDSFRMLSHPYQRPELLCAFRHPSLYPGPTHGLGPGGSPCSCLACHSSQSNGISARPSASDFACSPTSRTDAFVTFTPSILSKSSSVTLDQREEVPLTR, translated from the exons atggaaagcagagaggagatggtGATGCTGGCGGAGGGAGGTCAGCTTGGCAAGAGCGGCTCTAAATTGACGGAAGCCATCGGGAGCCCCGTGCGAGAACCGCAGGGGAAGCCGGGCCACAGGAGCTGTCTGAGCCCCGGCGCTGCGCCCTACTCCCGGGACAGGACGGAGGTGGTGATAGAGGAGAGCGCACGGAGGAATATGTGCGCCGATATGAGGCCAGTTGGCACGTCCTCCTCCGGAGAGAGGCACCGGACTGATCATCACCACAAAGACGGCAGCAGCTCAGACACCGAGTCGGACTTCTACGAGGAAATTGATGTCAGCTGCACGCCTGAGAGCATGGACTACCCAACAGCTAAAG GTCGAAATGGGGATTCTCCGGGTCATCCGAGTGAGACCGGTGCTGACCCGGCTACGACTGTCCCGGGTCAGGGCTCTCTGTCCTATTCAGCGGATCAGATTCGCCGGTACCGGACAGCGTTCACCCGGGAGCAGATCGCACGACTGGAGAAGGAGTTTTACCGGGAGAACTACGTGTCGAGGCCGCGGAGATGCGAACTGGCGGCCGCCTTAAATCTACCTGAAACCACAATCAAG GTGTGGTTTCAGAACCGCAGGATGAAAGACAAGCGCCAGCGTCTGGCCATGACGTGGCCTCACCCCGCGGACCCGGCCTTCTACACCTACATGATGAGCCACGCGGCGGCCACGGGGAACCTGCCCTACCCCTTCCCGTCCCACCTGCCGCTACCTTACTACTCCCACCTGGGCGTGGGGGCTGGCTCGGCTCCGGCCGCCACCCCTTTCTCCAACCCCCTGCGTTCCCTTGACAGTTTCCGGATGCTGTCTCACCCCTACCAGAGGCCGGAGCTCCTGTGCGCCTTCAGACACCCGTCCCTGTACCCGGGTCCGACCCACGGCCTCGGTCCCGGAGGAAGCCCCTGCTCCTGCCTGGCCTGTCACTCCAGTCAATCCAACGGTATCTCAGCCAGGCCCTCCGCCTCGGACTTCGCTTGCTCCCCAACTAGCAGGACTGACGCTTTTGTCACTTTCACGCCTTCAATTCTCAGCAAATCCTCATCTGTGACATTAGACCAGAGGGAAGAAGTGCCTCTGACcagataa
- the evx1 gene encoding homeobox even-skipped homolog protein 1 isoform X2: MESREEMVMLAEGGQLGKSGSKLTEAIGSPVREPQGKPGHRSCLSPGAAPYSRDRTEVVIEESARRNMCADMRPVGTSSSGERHRTDHHHKDGSSSDTESDFYEEIDVSCTPESMDYPTAKADQIRRYRTAFTREQIARLEKEFYRENYVSRPRRCELAAALNLPETTIKVWFQNRRMKDKRQRLAMTWPHPADPAFYTYMMSHAAATGNLPYPFPSHLPLPYYSHLGVGAGSAPAATPFSNPLRSLDSFRMLSHPYQRPELLCAFRHPSLYPGPTHGLGPGGSPCSCLACHSSQSNGISARPSASDFACSPTSRTDAFVTFTPSILSKSSSVTLDQREEVPLTR; this comes from the exons atggaaagcagagaggagatggtGATGCTGGCGGAGGGAGGTCAGCTTGGCAAGAGCGGCTCTAAATTGACGGAAGCCATCGGGAGCCCCGTGCGAGAACCGCAGGGGAAGCCGGGCCACAGGAGCTGTCTGAGCCCCGGCGCTGCGCCCTACTCCCGGGACAGGACGGAGGTGGTGATAGAGGAGAGCGCACGGAGGAATATGTGCGCCGATATGAGGCCAGTTGGCACGTCCTCCTCCGGAGAGAGGCACCGGACTGATCATCACCACAAAGACGGCAGCAGCTCAGACACCGAGTCGGACTTCTACGAGGAAATTGATGTCAGCTGCACGCCTGAGAGCATGGACTACCCAACAGCTAAAG CGGATCAGATTCGCCGGTACCGGACAGCGTTCACCCGGGAGCAGATCGCACGACTGGAGAAGGAGTTTTACCGGGAGAACTACGTGTCGAGGCCGCGGAGATGCGAACTGGCGGCCGCCTTAAATCTACCTGAAACCACAATCAAG GTGTGGTTTCAGAACCGCAGGATGAAAGACAAGCGCCAGCGTCTGGCCATGACGTGGCCTCACCCCGCGGACCCGGCCTTCTACACCTACATGATGAGCCACGCGGCGGCCACGGGGAACCTGCCCTACCCCTTCCCGTCCCACCTGCCGCTACCTTACTACTCCCACCTGGGCGTGGGGGCTGGCTCGGCTCCGGCCGCCACCCCTTTCTCCAACCCCCTGCGTTCCCTTGACAGTTTCCGGATGCTGTCTCACCCCTACCAGAGGCCGGAGCTCCTGTGCGCCTTCAGACACCCGTCCCTGTACCCGGGTCCGACCCACGGCCTCGGTCCCGGAGGAAGCCCCTGCTCCTGCCTGGCCTGTCACTCCAGTCAATCCAACGGTATCTCAGCCAGGCCCTCCGCCTCGGACTTCGCTTGCTCCCCAACTAGCAGGACTGACGCTTTTGTCACTTTCACGCCTTCAATTCTCAGCAAATCCTCATCTGTGACATTAGACCAGAGGGAAGAAGTGCCTCTGACcagataa